A genomic stretch from Limnobacter thiooxidans includes:
- a CDS encoding DMT family transporter: MSQASALRLLLLSMIWGSSFVFYKIAAADMPPAFMAALRVACGALFLGGLFAITNKQTQVAKRWKLITAIAVFASALPFTLVAYASLTVSASVLVIINATAPIWAAIVALLWTRAVPSPMALLGLVLGLLGVGIIVGLDTATLNTEGTGLGIAAALGAAACYGLATNMAKYLGSDIDPLTNAFGCLLMGSFILMPFVPFNLPEQMPAISSWLAILGVGVLCSGVAYLLYFRLVMDIGPTSALTVTFLTPVFGVLWGHLFLDETLGWHTLVGGLVVLAGTGLAAVYGLSEKAA, from the coding sequence ATGAGCCAAGCCAGTGCACTGCGCCTATTGCTGCTGTCCATGATCTGGGGCTCTTCTTTTGTGTTCTACAAAATTGCGGCGGCCGACATGCCACCTGCCTTCATGGCCGCTCTGCGCGTGGCCTGCGGGGCACTCTTCCTGGGTGGTCTTTTCGCAATCACCAACAAACAAACCCAGGTGGCCAAACGCTGGAAGCTGATCACGGCCATCGCTGTATTTGCCTCGGCCCTGCCCTTCACGCTGGTGGCCTATGCTTCGCTCACCGTTTCGGCATCAGTATTGGTGATCATCAATGCAACCGCGCCAATTTGGGCAGCCATTGTGGCATTGCTGTGGACCAGGGCTGTGCCTTCGCCAATGGCTTTACTGGGCTTGGTGTTGGGTCTGCTGGGTGTGGGTATTATTGTGGGTCTGGACACTGCCACCTTGAACACCGAAGGCACGGGTTTGGGAATCGCTGCAGCCTTGGGCGCTGCGGCCTGTTACGGACTGGCCACCAACATGGCCAAGTACCTGGGCAGTGACATTGACCCCTTGACCAATGCATTTGGCTGCCTGCTGATGGGTTCGTTCATCCTGATGCCGTTTGTGCCGTTCAACCTGCCCGAGCAAATGCCGGCAATCAGCAGCTGGCTGGCGATTTTGGGTGTGGGGGTGTTGTGCAGCGGGGTGGCTTACCTGCTGTATTTCAGACTGGTGATGGACATCGGCCCCACATCGGCCCTTACAGTGACTTTTCTGACACCGGTGTTTGGCGTGCTTTGGGGCCACCTGTTCCTGGATGAAACATTGGGTTGGCATACCTTGGTTGGCGGGCTGGTGGTGCTGGCAGGCACCGGGCTGGCTGCGGTGTACGGGCTTTCAGAAAAAGCAGCTTAA
- a CDS encoding hemerythrin domain-containing protein has translation MTSKNSNIDNKLDAIALLKADHEKVSELFSEYEKTDSKTKKKSLVDEICTELTVHAQIEEEIFYPAVKAVLKDDFIVVEGAVEHLGIKNLIDQLEGIEPGGDVYDAKVKVLSEYVEHHVEEEQSDMFPKAKKAPSLDLVELGDRMAARKADLLSTRA, from the coding sequence ATGACTTCCAAAAACAGCAATATCGACAACAAACTGGACGCAATTGCATTGCTGAAAGCCGATCATGAAAAGGTCAGTGAACTGTTTTCCGAGTACGAAAAAACGGACTCCAAGACAAAAAAGAAATCACTGGTTGATGAAATTTGCACGGAATTGACCGTGCATGCCCAGATTGAAGAAGAAATTTTCTATCCTGCCGTCAAGGCGGTATTGAAGGACGACTTCATCGTCGTTGAAGGTGCCGTGGAGCACCTTGGCATCAAGAACCTGATTGACCAGCTAGAGGGTATCGAGCCTGGCGGCGATGTTTACGATGCCAAAGTGAAAGTGCTCTCCGAATACGTGGAACACCATGTCGAGGAAGAGCAAAGCGACATGTTCCCCAAGGCGAAAAAAGCACCATCGCTGGATCTGGTTGAACTGGGAGATCGCATGGCAGCACGCAAAGCCGATTTGTTATCGACGCGGGCTTAG
- a CDS encoding alkaline phosphatase D family protein, whose product MGRELLAGPVLRRMQPDRITLWLATSAPVQWQLTLHPENGESQTHDLAVQCRELKVAERYYIYLIDLPLQQALPENCWIGYALSYRQGDHGSWINITEEAPHLLYPGKNTLGFVIKPKVNHVLHGSCRKPHYLRKEGKAAGDGLARADQHLEKHAGNPTEWPSMLVMSGDQIYTDDVAGPMLVAIHRLLEQLNPPAEPLCCTQLEDSAELHHQQPHYYTRHELLPKTKANKDLRTVLFTGVKKPVFTTDSARNHLISLAEVMAMYLLVWSPIAWRYTDMAIPAGIPEEFVERYELQRQAVQEFVAELGSVHRLMAHLPVAMMFDDHDVTDDWNLSAEWEETAYGEPFSRRIIGNALVAYLICQGWGNAPENFSNAMMQRCESTLQTPGQQVHEELISQLIAFRGWQYQWNTTPVLMVIDTRTNRWRSERNAAHPSGLMDWESLSELQQRLLGHESVLLVSPAPVFGVKLIETIQKIFTWFGKPLMVDAENWMAHRGAANTLLNLFRHGKTPKNFVILSGDVHYSFAYEVELRSRKNSPNIWQITSSGFRNEFPRKLLDTLDRLNRWMYAPWSPLNWFTKRRKMRIVPRKPDHGSRGERLVNGSGVGLLTLNSQGAPVLIQQLLADGDSIEFRKRMEDEAH is encoded by the coding sequence ATGGGTCGTGAGCTGTTGGCGGGGCCGGTGCTGCGTCGCATGCAGCCCGACAGAATTACCCTGTGGCTGGCTACATCTGCCCCTGTTCAGTGGCAACTTACACTGCACCCTGAAAACGGCGAATCTCAAACGCATGACCTTGCAGTGCAATGCCGCGAATTGAAAGTGGCTGAACGGTATTACATCTACCTGATCGACCTTCCCTTGCAACAGGCCTTGCCGGAAAACTGCTGGATTGGATATGCCTTAAGTTACAGGCAAGGCGATCATGGGTCTTGGATTAACATTACCGAGGAAGCCCCACACCTGCTTTACCCAGGCAAAAACACGCTTGGCTTTGTGATCAAGCCAAAAGTAAATCACGTGCTGCATGGCTCGTGCCGCAAGCCGCATTACCTTCGAAAAGAAGGTAAAGCCGCTGGGGACGGTTTGGCACGCGCAGACCAGCATCTTGAAAAACATGCAGGAAACCCCACCGAGTGGCCCAGCATGCTGGTCATGAGCGGCGACCAGATTTACACCGACGATGTGGCAGGCCCCATGCTGGTGGCCATACACCGCCTGCTTGAGCAACTGAACCCACCCGCTGAACCACTTTGCTGCACCCAGCTTGAAGACAGCGCTGAGCTGCATCATCAGCAACCCCACTACTACACCCGGCATGAATTGCTGCCCAAAACCAAGGCCAACAAAGACCTGCGTACGGTGCTGTTCACGGGGGTGAAAAAACCGGTGTTCACCACCGACAGCGCGCGCAACCACCTCATCAGCCTGGCCGAAGTCATGGCGATGTACCTGCTGGTGTGGTCACCCATTGCGTGGCGCTACACGGACATGGCCATACCGGCCGGTATCCCCGAGGAATTTGTAGAGCGCTATGAATTGCAAAGGCAAGCCGTTCAAGAATTTGTGGCTGAGCTGGGCAGCGTTCACCGCCTGATGGCTCACTTGCCAGTGGCCATGATGTTCGACGATCACGATGTGACCGACGATTGGAATCTGAGTGCGGAATGGGAGGAAACCGCGTATGGCGAACCCTTCTCACGCCGGATCATTGGCAATGCATTGGTCGCCTACCTGATTTGTCAGGGTTGGGGCAATGCCCCCGAAAACTTCAGCAACGCCATGATGCAGCGCTGCGAAAGCACACTTCAAACCCCCGGCCAACAGGTGCATGAAGAGCTGATCTCGCAATTGATCGCCTTTCGTGGCTGGCAATACCAATGGAACACCACACCCGTGCTGATGGTGATTGATACCCGCACCAACCGCTGGCGCTCGGAACGCAATGCAGCCCACCCATCGGGGCTGATGGATTGGGAATCGCTTTCAGAATTGCAGCAACGCCTGCTGGGGCATGAATCGGTACTGCTTGTGTCGCCAGCGCCTGTGTTCGGGGTAAAGCTGATTGAAACCATCCAGAAAATATTCACCTGGTTTGGCAAACCCTTGATGGTCGATGCTGAAAACTGGATGGCTCACCGGGGTGCAGCCAACACCCTGCTGAACCTGTTCAGGCACGGCAAAACCCCAAAAAACTTCGTAATTCTGTCAGGCGATGTGCACTACTCATTTGCCTATGAAGTGGAACTGCGCAGCCGAAAAAACAGCCCGAATATCTGGCAAATCACCAGCAGTGGTTTCAGAAACGAATTTCCACGCAAGCTGCTGGACACACTGGACCGCCTGAACCGCTGGATGTACGCCCCCTGGTCACCACTGAACTGGTTCACAAAGCGACGAAAAATGCGCATTGTGCCCAGGAAGCCAGACCATGGCAGCCGTGGTGAACGCCTGGTCAACGGCAGTGGTGTCGGCTTGCTGACACTGAATTCGCAAGGGGCACCGGTTTTAATCCAGCAATTGCTGGCCGATGGTGACAGCATCGAATTCCGAAAACGCATGGAAGACGAGGCGCACTAG
- a CDS encoding PA2779 family protein → MTKTMRATSMAVLLSFSSSFIVAPAHAAIVSTEQAVAMHQQDRSELKQFFDREEIATALQAHGVSAEAAKARVDAMTEEEAQKLAAHIENAPAGAGIVGVLFTVFIILLVTDILGLTKVFPFTRSVR, encoded by the coding sequence ATGACCAAAACCATGCGCGCCACTTCAATGGCTGTTTTGCTGAGCTTTTCAAGCAGCTTTATTGTTGCCCCCGCTCATGCTGCCATTGTGAGCACAGAACAGGCTGTTGCAATGCACCAGCAAGATCGTTCTGAACTCAAACAGTTTTTTGATCGTGAAGAAATCGCCACTGCCCTTCAAGCACACGGCGTAAGCGCTGAAGCTGCCAAAGCCCGTGTCGACGCCATGACCGAAGAAGAAGCCCAGAAGCTGGCTGCACACATTGAGAACGCACCTGCAGGTGCCGGTATTGTTGGTGTACTATTTACTGTCTTCATTATTCTGTTGGTAACCGACATTCTTGGCTTGACCAAGGTGTTTCCGTTTACCCGATCCGTTCGATGA
- a CDS encoding efflux RND transporter permease subunit has protein sequence MWLVKYALSKPYSMGALAILVLILGLSALRQLPVDILPEVKTPVVNVVWTYQGLNAREMASKITSFSELALLNNVDNVKEISSETFNGVGLVRVVFQNNVEIDVALSQVAAISQTILRRMPPGTSPPIVVRNSLSSRPILSLVVSSDTLSQSQLADYARIQLRGQIQSIGGMRLTLPYGGATRQIMIDLKPDALPAFGLSAADVARAVNQQNQTLPSGNVREGLRDLQISVDASPESAEVFANLPISAKDGRIIKLRDVADVRDGGAIQTNLTRVDGSSAVLVSLIKIGGASTTDIIEKVKALLPDIQAAAPEGAKIIPIFDQSVFVQSAVDIITKEILIVGFLVGLVVFVFLGSIKSSLIVLVSIPLSLLVAVMAVKLTGHTLNLMSLAGLALAVGILVDNAMVEIENINRNIALGLSAPQAALAGAKQVAFPEFVSTLSTCIVFTPIFLLDGIAGYVFEPLAITVIAALAASYFFSRTVVPTLAALKLDKNDRHYKGFDKLEAGIDRLGNGIANRLPTLRAKWPVVALLVVLIVGTAAALLVISPQQYFPRTDAGLLKLYVRGPAGTRVEETANNFAKVQTTIRELIPADEVKQIVELIGQPDPVNMSWVDTMTIGGFDGEMLIELNPKQQGTFEYQTLLRRELSERYPDFKFLFLPADITNQTLSGLTPTSAEIRVIGRDVPGNLGIAQDLIKNLKGSEEISDLMLRQVGNLPEFVVSIDRDRALALGITSADALQTLLGVLGTGGTVAPSYWSDPRAGISYVVQVQAPLQSLGSVEDLLRLPITTPSGQNIQLGAIASITPRNVPATVVRSTFQPVISVLANAPGANLRVLSEQAQAAVEQVQGRLKPGNKIEINGQATAMTAAFKELALGLLSALVLIVLVMVFNFQSWTLPFVALSSLPVALSGAVAGLYITNTPISVPALMGLIMTMGITTANSVLLTSFARDAWAQGMGAWDAALQTVRQRIRPILMTALTMIVGLIPMATALGQGAEQNAPLARAVIGGLMTGSVATLVLVPLIFAFAMKNAVPGKPLVEE, from the coding sequence ATGTGGTTGGTGAAGTACGCCTTGAGCAAGCCTTATTCAATGGGCGCTCTGGCCATTCTGGTGTTGATATTGGGTTTGTCTGCACTTCGGCAATTGCCTGTCGATATTCTCCCCGAAGTCAAAACGCCGGTCGTGAATGTGGTGTGGACCTACCAAGGTTTGAATGCCCGTGAAATGGCCAGCAAAATCACATCCTTTTCAGAGTTGGCTTTGTTGAACAACGTCGACAACGTGAAGGAAATCTCCTCCGAAACATTCAATGGCGTCGGGTTGGTTCGCGTGGTGTTCCAGAACAATGTGGAAATCGACGTGGCCTTGTCTCAGGTGGCGGCCATTTCACAGACAATTCTGCGGCGCATGCCGCCTGGTACCAGTCCGCCGATCGTGGTGCGCAATTCCCTGTCCAGTCGCCCGATTCTCAGCCTGGTGGTGTCTTCCGACACCCTGAGTCAAAGCCAGTTGGCTGATTACGCGCGCATTCAACTGCGCGGTCAGATTCAAAGCATTGGCGGTATGCGCCTGACACTGCCTTACGGTGGGGCCACGCGGCAAATCATGATTGATTTGAAACCTGATGCCCTGCCGGCTTTTGGTTTGTCCGCAGCCGATGTAGCCCGTGCGGTGAACCAGCAAAACCAGACGCTGCCTTCGGGCAATGTGCGGGAAGGTCTTCGCGACCTGCAAATATCTGTCGATGCCAGCCCAGAAAGTGCCGAGGTGTTTGCCAACCTGCCGATCAGTGCCAAAGATGGGCGAATCATCAAGCTGCGCGATGTGGCGGATGTGCGCGATGGCGGTGCAATCCAGACCAACTTGACCCGGGTGGATGGAAGCAGCGCGGTGCTGGTTTCCCTGATCAAGATAGGAGGGGCTTCCACCACCGACATCATTGAGAAGGTCAAAGCTCTGTTGCCCGACATTCAGGCCGCTGCACCGGAGGGCGCGAAGATCATTCCGATTTTTGACCAGTCTGTGTTTGTTCAGAGTGCAGTGGACATCATCACCAAGGAAATTCTGATTGTGGGCTTTTTGGTGGGCCTGGTGGTGTTTGTGTTTTTGGGTTCAATCAAGTCAAGCTTGATCGTGTTGGTGTCGATTCCACTTTCTCTGCTGGTGGCCGTGATGGCGGTGAAACTGACCGGGCACACCCTGAACCTGATGAGCCTGGCTGGTTTGGCGCTGGCGGTGGGTATTCTGGTCGACAACGCCATGGTTGAAATTGAAAACATCAACCGCAACATCGCCCTTGGCCTGAGTGCACCCCAGGCCGCACTGGCCGGTGCAAAACAGGTGGCCTTTCCCGAGTTTGTGTCCACCCTGTCCACCTGCATTGTATTCACCCCGATTTTTCTGCTGGACGGCATTGCAGGCTATGTGTTTGAACCGCTGGCCATCACCGTGATTGCTGCATTGGCTGCCTCGTATTTCTTTTCCCGAACCGTGGTGCCCACACTGGCTGCCTTGAAGCTTGACAAGAACGACCGCCACTACAAGGGCTTTGACAAGCTGGAAGCGGGCATTGACCGCTTGGGTAACGGCATTGCGAACCGCCTGCCCACCTTGCGTGCCAAATGGCCTGTGGTGGCCTTGTTGGTGGTGTTGATTGTGGGTACTGCAGCTGCCTTGTTGGTCATCAGCCCCCAGCAGTATTTTCCGCGCACCGACGCGGGCTTGTTGAAACTCTATGTTCGCGGGCCGGCGGGCACAAGGGTTGAAGAAACCGCCAACAATTTTGCGAAGGTGCAAACCACCATTCGCGAACTGATTCCCGCCGACGAGGTGAAGCAAATTGTGGAGTTGATTGGGCAACCAGACCCGGTGAACATGTCATGGGTGGACACCATGACCATTGGCGGGTTCGATGGTGAAATGCTGATTGAGCTGAACCCAAAGCAACAGGGTACTTTCGAGTATCAGACCCTGTTGCGCCGTGAACTGAGCGAGCGTTATCCCGACTTCAAGTTCCTGTTCCTACCGGCTGACATCACGAACCAGACCTTGTCGGGTTTGACCCCCACGTCCGCTGAAATCAGGGTGATCGGCCGCGATGTGCCGGGCAATCTGGGCATTGCGCAAGACCTGATCAAGAACTTGAAAGGTTCCGAGGAGATCAGCGACCTGATGCTGCGCCAGGTGGGCAATTTGCCGGAATTTGTGGTGTCGATTGACCGCGACCGGGCCTTGGCGCTGGGCATTACATCAGCTGACGCCTTGCAAACCCTGTTGGGTGTACTGGGTACGGGTGGTACCGTAGCGCCCAGTTATTGGTCTGACCCGCGTGCCGGCATTTCCTATGTGGTCCAGGTTCAGGCCCCCTTGCAAAGCCTGGGGTCTGTGGAAGACCTGCTGCGCTTGCCCATCACTACACCTTCCGGGCAAAACATTCAATTGGGCGCGATCGCCAGCATCACACCGCGCAACGTGCCAGCCACAGTGGTTCGTTCCACCTTCCAACCGGTGATCAGCGTGCTGGCCAACGCACCGGGCGCCAACCTGCGGGTGTTGTCTGAGCAAGCGCAGGCAGCAGTGGAGCAGGTCCAGGGGCGCTTGAAACCCGGCAACAAAATCGAGATCAACGGACAGGCCACCGCAATGACCGCGGCATTCAAGGAACTGGCACTCGGCTTGCTCAGCGCACTGGTGTTGATCGTGCTGGTGATGGTGTTCAACTTCCAATCGTGGACCTTGCCTTTTGTGGCCTTGAGCAGTTTGCCAGTGGCGTTGTCGGGCGCTGTGGCTGGGCTTTACATCACAAACACACCCATCAGCGTGCCAGCCCTGATGGGCTTGATCATGACCATGGGAATTACCACGGCCAACAGCGTGTTGCTGACTTCGTTTGCGAGGGATGCCTGGGCCCAGGGCATGGGAGCCTGGGATGCTGCCCTGCAGACGGTTCGCCAGCGAATTCGCCCCATTTTGATGACAGCACTGACCATGATCGTGGGTTTGATCCCGATGGCCACGGCACTGGGCCAAGGCGCTGAACAAAATGCGCCTTTGGCCCGTGCGGTGATTGGTGGCTTGATGACGGGTTCTGTCGCCACCCTTGTGCTGGTGCCCCTGATTTTTGCATTTGCGATGAAAAACGCAGTACCCGGCAAACCGCTGGTGGAGGAATAA
- a CDS encoding efflux RND transporter periplasmic adaptor subunit, which translates to MNKPTVIGLALSVSLALGAGFVYWGQDAKANLKPQSEQAGVPVVNVVQPKLSESSSDIQFAARLAPSQEASLYARSSGFVQARFADIGSRVKAGQVLATISAPELEASLNSARAALTQREAELQLATRNRARVEPLGAGGAVSAQEVDTLSGIEEVAKANLTAARAEVLRLQSEVAYLTLKAPFDGVITERNIDRGDRVSPNDTRMLYRIINSDVLRVQVDVPQPQLFRVQEAGKAVLEVTERPGLGIPVEFKRSSKELRADTGTVRIEYEFNNRELALPAGLNASLKVPTTGQGNSVTVPANTIVYRDGGANVVVLSAENKVAYRKVTLGKNYPTAVEVLQGVGKDDRVVVNPNALLKEGQLVDVAKS; encoded by the coding sequence ATGAATAAACCAACCGTGATCGGATTGGCTCTGAGTGTGTCGCTGGCCTTGGGAGCTGGTTTTGTTTACTGGGGGCAGGATGCCAAAGCCAATTTGAAACCGCAGTCTGAACAGGCCGGTGTACCCGTGGTGAATGTGGTGCAACCCAAATTGTCTGAATCAAGCAGCGACATTCAATTTGCTGCGCGGCTGGCCCCTTCCCAGGAAGCCAGTTTGTATGCCCGCAGTTCCGGGTTTGTGCAGGCCCGATTTGCAGACATTGGCAGCCGCGTGAAAGCAGGCCAGGTGCTGGCAACAATTTCTGCCCCCGAGCTGGAAGCCTCGCTGAATTCTGCACGCGCAGCCTTGACCCAGCGCGAGGCCGAGTTGCAACTGGCCACCCGCAACCGGGCACGTGTGGAGCCCTTAGGTGCTGGGGGCGCGGTGTCGGCCCAAGAGGTGGATACCTTGAGTGGTATTGAGGAAGTTGCCAAAGCGAATTTGACAGCCGCCCGTGCTGAAGTGTTGCGGCTACAAAGCGAAGTGGCTTACCTGACCTTGAAAGCCCCCTTCGATGGCGTGATCACTGAACGAAACATCGACCGCGGTGACCGCGTCAGCCCCAATGACACGCGCATGCTGTACCGAATCATCAACAGCGATGTTCTGCGCGTGCAGGTGGATGTGCCCCAGCCACAACTGTTTCGTGTCCAGGAGGCAGGCAAGGCGGTGCTTGAAGTTACCGAACGCCCTGGGCTTGGCATTCCTGTCGAGTTCAAGCGCTCCTCAAAGGAGTTGCGCGCTGACACGGGCACGGTGCGCATCGAATATGAATTCAACAATCGGGAATTGGCTTTGCCTGCGGGTTTGAATGCCTCGTTGAAAGTACCCACCACCGGCCAGGGCAACAGCGTGACAGTACCTGCCAACACCATTGTGTACCGCGATGGCGGCGCCAACGTGGTGGTGCTGAGTGCCGAGAACAAGGTGGCGTACCGGAAAGTGACCCTGGGTAAAAACTACCCTACCGCAGTGGAAGTGTTGCAGGGCGTCGGTAAAGACGACCGCGTGGTGGTGAATCCCAATGCCCTGTTGAAAGAGGGGCAGTTGGTGGACGTGGCGAAGTCTTGA
- a CDS encoding PA2778 family cysteine peptidase yields MKLSFSSKNWTRLAGSAILAGALSGCSLLPTVPQELQSTVQTQAPIELKDVPFYAQEEFYCGPSTLAMVLTHAGEKTSPDELAELVYLPGRQGTLQLEMLAAPRRLGYLSYQIDPKLPALFDALNAGTPVVVLLNLSLQIAPMWHYAVVVGYEPESKNLILRSGPKERDLIPMATFLKLWERSENWGFTVIKPIDSPPAYVNAQNYLNSAVALERSSPENAGKAYQQGAKTWPQEPWFHFGLGNLAFNAQNYAEAEQNYRKAVGVYPDMADAWNNLAEALIKLDKKSEARAAINKAIALGGNRVAVYKETAQKIPAE; encoded by the coding sequence ATGAAATTGAGTTTTTCCAGTAAAAACTGGACCCGCCTGGCGGGTTCAGCAATTCTTGCAGGGGCTTTGTCAGGGTGTTCACTGCTGCCAACTGTCCCGCAGGAATTGCAAAGCACAGTCCAGACACAAGCGCCCATTGAACTCAAAGACGTGCCTTTTTATGCACAGGAAGAGTTCTATTGCGGACCATCCACATTGGCCATGGTGTTGACCCATGCCGGTGAAAAAACATCGCCAGACGAATTGGCCGAACTGGTTTACCTGCCCGGCAGGCAAGGCACGCTGCAGCTTGAAATGCTGGCGGCGCCCCGTCGCCTGGGCTACCTCAGCTATCAGATTGACCCCAAACTGCCAGCACTGTTTGATGCCCTGAATGCAGGCACGCCGGTTGTGGTGTTGCTCAATCTCTCACTGCAGATCGCACCCATGTGGCATTACGCCGTGGTGGTGGGCTATGAGCCTGAGAGCAAAAACCTGATTTTGAGATCTGGCCCCAAAGAACGTGACCTCATTCCCATGGCCACTTTTCTGAAACTTTGGGAACGATCCGAGAACTGGGGTTTCACAGTCATCAAGCCGATCGATTCACCGCCCGCGTATGTCAACGCCCAGAATTATCTGAATTCTGCTGTCGCGCTGGAGCGGTCCAGCCCTGAAAACGCTGGTAAAGCCTATCAGCAGGGTGCAAAAACCTGGCCGCAGGAACCATGGTTTCATTTTGGGTTGGGCAACTTGGCCTTCAATGCCCAAAATTATGCTGAAGCCGAACAAAACTATCGCAAGGCCGTGGGCGTTTATCCCGACATGGCCGATGCGTGGAATAACCTGGCTGAAGCCCTGATCAAGCTCGACAAGAAAAGTGAAGCAAGAGCGGCCATCAACAAGGCCATTGCACTGGGTGGAAACCGGGTTGCCGTATACAAGGAAACTGCCCAGAAGATCCCGGCGGAATAA
- a CDS encoding TadE/TadG family type IV pilus assembly protein, with translation MITNNPGTPKDKSRFRQKGALLVELVLTLPILLAVVFAIVEYSVLLGALLIMNNTTSEAARQVTVFRTGFSQADYEEFARDSLDSLLPQYVGSFRENIVQSVNTTPCGDSVCLRLSLVYPNYQNNPLVGNSFFIPLPANLSAESTTRVEPNND, from the coding sequence ATGATCACCAACAATCCCGGCACCCCAAAAGACAAATCCAGATTTCGCCAAAAAGGCGCTTTGTTGGTGGAACTGGTGCTCACGCTACCCATACTGCTCGCAGTAGTATTTGCCATCGTGGAATACTCGGTGTTGTTGGGGGCCCTGTTGATTATGAACAACACCACCAGTGAAGCGGCCCGCCAGGTGACCGTGTTCCGAACCGGTTTTTCGCAGGCCGATTACGAGGAATTCGCCCGTGATTCCCTTGACAGCCTTTTGCCCCAATACGTTGGCAGTTTTCGGGAAAACATTGTTCAGTCCGTAAATACGACACCCTGTGGTGATTCTGTGTGCTTGCGCCTGAGCCTTGTGTATCCCAACTATCAAAACAACCCGCTGGTTGGAAACTCTTTTTTCATTCCCCTTCCTGCCAATTTGTCGGCCGAGTCCACCACCCGTGTGGAGCCGAACAATGACTAA
- a CDS encoding SDR family oxidoreductase, which yields MIKAVLTGHSKGLGLGIAQSLLARGYPVLGLSRSIHAELQKQFPTLLQQLPVDLAEHAALQELLAGEALPEFMANATQLLLINNAGLVSPIGPLSVQPASDISRSMQLNVTTPLVLSAHITQLLKVDQQLRVLHVSSGAGRSAYPGWSVYCASKAALDMHAQATQLDKLEQVRIFSLAPGVIDTDMQAQIRDTDEALFPNKKRFEELKSTQQLSSPKQTGERLVDYLLSPKFGSLAVDDLRSH from the coding sequence ATGATCAAGGCTGTTTTAACCGGGCATAGCAAAGGTTTGGGTTTGGGCATTGCCCAAAGCCTGTTGGCCAGGGGCTACCCGGTGCTCGGGCTTTCCCGGTCAATCCATGCCGAACTTCAAAAGCAATTTCCAACGCTGTTACAGCAACTGCCTGTGGATTTGGCGGAACACGCGGCCTTGCAGGAATTACTCGCTGGCGAAGCGCTGCCAGAATTCATGGCAAATGCAACGCAGCTGCTATTGATCAACAATGCGGGCCTGGTGTCGCCCATCGGGCCGTTGAGTGTGCAGCCTGCCAGCGACATTTCCCGCAGCATGCAATTGAATGTGACCACGCCTTTGGTGCTGAGTGCGCACATCACACAACTTCTGAAAGTAGACCAACAGTTGCGGGTTCTGCATGTTTCAAGCGGTGCCGGGCGCAGTGCCTACCCGGGCTGGAGCGTGTATTGCGCCAGCAAGGCTGCGCTGGACATGCATGCGCAGGCCACGCAACTGGACAAGCTGGAGCAGGTCAGGATTTTCAGCCTGGCACCGGGTGTGATCGACACCGACATGCAGGCCCAGATACGAGACACTGATGAAGCCCTGTTCCCCAACAAAAAGCGCTTTGAAGAATTGAAAAGCACACAGCAACTGAGCAGCCCCAAGCAAACTGGCGAACGCTTGGTCGACTACCTGCTGAGCCCGAAATTTGGCAGCCTGGCTGTGGACGACCTGCGCTCGCACTAA
- a CDS encoding SemiSWEET transporter, which yields MQADWAQALGFLAAVLTTVSFVPQVIYCWKTRDTQSISLGMYACFSLGVLLWLIYGLLVEQWPVVFANAITLVLASSILYLKIKQPDQ from the coding sequence ATGCAGGCTGATTGGGCACAGGCCTTGGGCTTCCTGGCGGCGGTATTGACCACCGTGTCTTTCGTACCCCAAGTGATCTATTGCTGGAAAACACGCGACACCCAAAGTATTTCCTTGGGCATGTATGCGTGCTTTTCTTTGGGTGTATTGCTTTGGTTGATTTACGGCCTGTTGGTTGAACAATGGCCGGTGGTGTTTGCCAATGCAATCACCCTGGTGCTGGCATCCTCCATCCTTTATTTGAAAATCAAACAACCCGATCAATAA